The Opitutaceae bacterium genome has a window encoding:
- a CDS encoding ATP-binding protein: protein MGRPMVQAFNARDYDGHDQVFASAFDSRGIFYATNSGGVLEYDGSHWRRIPVPGTTFLYGLSVGADDVVYVGGIGQIGLIRDGASGEKVFVSLIDRLPPEELPFTEEIWEVNATDQGVFFGGDTKVFRWREGRLEVFAPETDSVIFDFWSGSRHYVQGMGHGLFRIAGDRLEPVSDHPLFREKTLCAMLDWEDGAVLVATKSDGLHLLSAAGLERFETEVDAFLRENVLNKVILLSSGHLALGTFNGGVAVVDREGRFIRLLDESTGLPNQTMVHLTEDREGGLWCSLGSGLARINLQSPVTFFDRSNGLRSVLVWCMERHDGVLHLGTNSGLFRLKRPMEKPGRAVFELVPDMQGEVTAMIPWEDGLLVAIGEEVVFLEGETVKPIASYAMLVYSMIRSERHPDRVLVGHKGLSSIRRVGGEWIDEDGPSGVDGQVRSILEAADGTIWLGTAGQDAFRVTGVDAAGDDPWSNAVVTRYGEEAGIFDGGWVTVFRKNNRVFFAVDDTFLAWDEATDRFTAVVDPDPPIKPEGPWVWDQRAVDALGNAWGTVYRPGEESNAFTVNSGRQFQRPDGTTVWETVPARLFDPIGMPRVFFLEESGGGKVLWVGGFQGLLRWDVGADPRGVAAGPLSVRLRRAAINESLTLYQGARVMPSGTEVDFTNKALRFEFAAPVHAEGLRPVIESRLEGYEDGWVPAGPERVREFTNLPEGDYVFRVRAGNEIGQEAEAEPFAFRVRPPWYRTWWSYAAYGLLGLGVLWAVVRWRLASSRRENERLERVIAERTADLKVARDQADEANQAKSMFLANMSHELRTPLNGILGYAQIMEADLRLDERNRERVKVVRSSGDHLLKLINEVLDLSKVEAGQMELYAQAFDLRVLVERTSRLFQPRVREKGLVFEVGVSETLPSRVRGDEQKIGQVLFNLLGNAVKFTDSGQVTLAVDRVDGRIRFEVADTGTGISADRQAEVFQPFQQVVAAAERNEGTGLGLTISHRMVALMGGDLQLESQPGKGSRFWFEIPLPEASGPDGDAIDEPVGRIVGYDGPRRRILVADDIATNRAVLVQLLEPLGFEVAEVGDGEQALAVLEAGSADLTFLDLRMHPMDGFEVLRRIQESEAAGLEAGRVVAYSASAFGFTRQDAVRAGFSDILTKPFATADLLAVLERNLGLTWRHGAEAGAAGGPPGVPGQAVDLGTLLDLAKKGDVRAVKRRLIDAGAKAPEAPSLLKELLGLAGNYEMEKMRDRLRKALEMRE, encoded by the coding sequence ATGGGGCGGCCGATGGTGCAGGCCTTCAACGCCCGGGACTACGATGGCCATGATCAAGTCTTTGCCTCGGCCTTCGACAGTCGCGGGATTTTTTACGCGACCAACTCAGGCGGGGTCCTCGAATACGACGGATCTCATTGGCGCCGCATCCCGGTTCCGGGGACCACTTTTCTCTATGGTCTTTCGGTCGGAGCGGACGATGTCGTCTATGTGGGTGGAATCGGCCAGATCGGACTGATTCGCGACGGTGCGTCGGGAGAAAAGGTATTCGTCTCTCTCATCGATCGACTCCCGCCCGAGGAATTGCCCTTCACTGAGGAGATCTGGGAGGTCAATGCGACCGATCAGGGGGTCTTCTTCGGAGGGGACACCAAGGTCTTTCGGTGGAGGGAGGGGCGTCTCGAAGTTTTCGCGCCGGAGACCGACAGCGTGATCTTCGATTTCTGGTCCGGGTCGCGCCACTATGTCCAAGGCATGGGCCACGGACTCTTCCGGATCGCGGGAGACCGCCTCGAGCCGGTCAGTGATCACCCGTTGTTTCGGGAGAAAACCCTCTGTGCGATGCTGGATTGGGAGGACGGCGCCGTCCTCGTCGCCACGAAATCGGACGGGCTCCACCTCTTGAGTGCTGCCGGATTGGAGCGATTCGAGACGGAGGTCGACGCTTTTCTTCGGGAGAATGTCCTGAACAAGGTGATACTGCTTTCGTCCGGTCACCTTGCCTTGGGAACGTTCAATGGCGGGGTGGCTGTGGTGGACCGCGAGGGGCGCTTCATCCGGCTGTTGGATGAGTCCACCGGACTTCCCAATCAAACGATGGTGCACCTGACGGAGGATCGGGAGGGGGGGCTCTGGTGTTCGCTCGGCAGCGGCCTGGCCCGCATCAACCTGCAGTCCCCCGTCACCTTCTTCGATCGGTCGAACGGACTGCGCAGTGTGCTTGTCTGGTGCATGGAGCGGCATGACGGCGTGCTCCATCTTGGGACCAACAGCGGGTTGTTCCGCTTGAAGCGTCCGATGGAGAAACCGGGGAGGGCGGTCTTCGAATTGGTCCCCGACATGCAGGGCGAGGTCACCGCGATGATTCCGTGGGAGGACGGGTTGCTCGTGGCGATAGGAGAGGAAGTTGTCTTCCTCGAGGGTGAGACCGTGAAGCCGATCGCGTCCTACGCCATGCTCGTTTATTCGATGATCCGATCCGAACGGCATCCTGATCGGGTTCTGGTCGGGCACAAGGGACTCAGCTCCATCCGGAGAGTCGGCGGTGAGTGGATCGACGAAGACGGACCTTCCGGGGTGGATGGACAGGTCCGGTCGATTCTGGAGGCGGCCGACGGGACGATCTGGCTGGGAACGGCCGGCCAGGATGCCTTCCGGGTGACAGGAGTCGATGCGGCCGGTGACGATCCCTGGTCCAATGCGGTTGTGACCCGATACGGCGAGGAGGCCGGGATTTTCGACGGGGGCTGGGTCACGGTTTTCCGGAAAAACAACCGGGTCTTCTTCGCCGTCGATGACACCTTCCTTGCTTGGGATGAGGCGACTGATCGATTCACGGCGGTCGTGGATCCGGATCCCCCGATCAAGCCGGAGGGGCCGTGGGTTTGGGATCAGCGGGCTGTTGACGCCCTCGGGAATGCATGGGGGACCGTTTACCGGCCGGGTGAGGAAAGCAACGCTTTCACGGTGAACAGCGGCCGGCAGTTTCAGCGTCCGGACGGGACCACGGTCTGGGAAACGGTGCCGGCGCGGCTCTTCGATCCGATCGGAATGCCGCGGGTGTTTTTCCTCGAAGAATCGGGCGGAGGGAAGGTCCTCTGGGTCGGCGGATTTCAGGGCCTGTTGCGCTGGGATGTCGGAGCGGATCCCCGGGGGGTGGCGGCGGGTCCGCTCTCTGTCCGTCTGCGTCGGGCGGCGATCAACGAATCCCTCACCCTCTATCAGGGTGCCCGGGTGATGCCTTCGGGCACGGAAGTTGACTTCACCAACAAGGCTCTGCGATTTGAGTTCGCGGCGCCCGTCCATGCCGAGGGATTGCGGCCCGTCATCGAGTCGCGGCTGGAAGGGTATGAAGACGGTTGGGTGCCCGCCGGTCCAGAGCGGGTTCGCGAATTCACGAATCTTCCGGAAGGAGACTACGTATTCCGAGTACGGGCCGGGAACGAGATCGGTCAGGAGGCGGAGGCGGAGCCGTTCGCGTTCCGGGTGCGGCCTCCGTGGTACCGGACCTGGTGGAGTTATGCCGCCTATGGACTCCTGGGCTTGGGGGTCTTGTGGGCAGTTGTCCGGTGGCGGCTGGCCAGCAGTCGGCGCGAGAACGAGCGATTGGAACGGGTCATCGCGGAGCGGACGGCGGATCTCAAGGTGGCTCGTGACCAGGCCGACGAGGCCAATCAGGCCAAGAGCATGTTCCTCGCCAATATGAGCCATGAACTGCGGACGCCATTGAACGGGATCCTCGGGTATGCGCAGATCATGGAGGCGGATTTGCGTCTCGATGAACGCAACCGGGAGCGGGTCAAGGTAGTGCGCAGCAGTGGGGATCATCTGCTCAAGCTGATCAACGAGGTGCTCGATCTGTCCAAGGTTGAGGCCGGACAGATGGAGTTGTATGCGCAGGCCTTTGATCTGCGCGTCCTGGTCGAACGGACGAGCCGTCTTTTTCAACCGCGGGTGAGGGAGAAGGGCCTGGTGTTTGAGGTCGGTGTCTCTGAGACGCTGCCCTCGCGGGTCCGGGGGGATGAGCAGAAGATCGGACAGGTCCTCTTCAATCTCCTCGGCAACGCGGTCAAGTTCACCGACAGCGGGCAGGTCACCTTGGCTGTCGATCGGGTTGACGGACGGATCCGGTTTGAGGTTGCCGATACCGGAACGGGCATCTCCGCGGATCGGCAGGCCGAGGTTTTCCAGCCGTTTCAGCAGGTCGTGGCGGCGGCCGAGCGCAATGAAGGCACCGGTCTTGGGCTGACCATCAGTCATCGCATGGTGGCCCTGATGGGGGGGGACCTGCAGTTGGAAAGCCAACCGGGCAAGGGCAGCCGATTCTGGTTCGAGATTCCCCTGCCGGAGGCCTCCGGACCGGATGGCGACGCAATCGATGAACCGGTTGGGCGGATCGTCGGCTATGACGGCCCGCGCCGGCGGATTCTCGTCGCGGACGACATCGCCACCAACCGGGCTGTCCTCGTTCAGCTCCTAGAGCCGCTCGGATTTGAGGTGGCGGAGGTCGGGGACGGAGAGCAGGCGCTGGCCGTTCTCGAAGCCGGATCGGCGGACCTGACTTTTCTCGATCTGCGGATGCATCCGATGGATGGATTCGAAGTGCTCCGGCGGATACAGGAGTCGGAGGCCGCGGGATTGGAGGCCGGTCGTGTGGTCGCCTATTCGGCCAGTGCGTTCGGATTCACCCGTCAGGATGCCGTGCGGGCCGGTTTCTCCGACATCCTGACCAAGCCGTTTGCGACGGCCGATCTGCTCGCGGTTCTTGAGCGCAATCTCGGACTCACCTGGAGGCATGGGGCCGAAGCGGGGGCGGCAGGTGGACCCCCCGGGGTTCCCGGGCAAGCGGTCGACCTGGGGACCCTGCTGGATCTCGCTAAAAAGGGCGATGTCCGCGCCGTCAAACGCAGATTGATCGACGCAGGGGCGAAGGCGCCGGAAGCGCCGTCCCTGCTCAAGGAGCTGCTCGGATTGGCCGGCAACTACGAGATGGAGAAGATGAGGGACCGCCTGCGCAAAGCCCTGGAGATGCGGGAATGA